A genome region from Deltaproteobacteria bacterium includes the following:
- a CDS encoding branched-chain amino acid ABC transporter permease: MKKYGWLIGLGAVGLLACLPFFKSGYAINFLLIVFYWIGLTGCWNFMSGYTGYIDFGSVTYVGVGSYVAGVLTLKAGLPLFPAVLLAGLATFLLALMVGWPTLKLRGAYFAIATFALAEALKQVCEEWNSLTGGGSGLTYSLRLDDLTYYWIYLGLAAGVVGMTFFTDRSKMGYAMKAIHQDEQAAARVGINTHWIKIRAYGQSAFFMGLLGSLEASRLGYITPVDVFNVHITIKMVIMSLLGGMGTILGPVIGAGFLQVIEDVLGTSFLNWYLVFIGVIIILVIMFMPKGISGAISQRVARLLRKS, translated from the coding sequence GTATGCCATCAATTTCCTGTTGATCGTCTTTTACTGGATCGGGCTCACCGGATGCTGGAATTTTATGAGCGGTTATACCGGGTACATCGATTTCGGATCGGTCACCTATGTCGGGGTCGGCTCGTACGTGGCCGGGGTCCTGACCTTAAAGGCCGGGTTACCCCTTTTCCCGGCGGTTTTGTTAGCCGGTCTGGCTACCTTTCTTTTGGCCCTCATGGTCGGTTGGCCGACCTTGAAATTGCGGGGGGCCTATTTTGCCATTGCCACCTTTGCCCTGGCCGAGGCCTTGAAGCAGGTCTGTGAAGAATGGAACTCCTTGACCGGGGGAGGAAGCGGGCTCACTTACAGCCTCCGCTTGGATGACCTGACCTATTATTGGATTTACCTGGGCCTGGCCGCCGGAGTGGTCGGCATGACTTTTTTCACCGACCGTTCCAAGATGGGCTATGCCATGAAGGCCATCCATCAGGACGAACAGGCCGCAGCCCGTGTGGGGATCAACACCCATTGGATCAAGATCCGGGCCTATGGCCAGAGCGCTTTTTTCATGGGCTTGTTGGGGTCGCTGGAGGCCAGCCGGTTGGGTTATATTACGCCGGTGGATGTCTTCAATGTTCATATCACCATCAAAATGGTCATCATGAGTCTTTTGGGAGGCATGGGAACCATTTTAGGGCCGGTTATCGGCGCGGGATTCCTCCAGGTCATCGAGGACGTCCTGGGGACCAGTTTCCTGAACTGGTATCTGGTTTTTATCGGGGTCATTATTATCCTGGTGATCATGTTTATGCCCAAGGGCATCAGCGGGGCCATAAGTCAGAGGGTGGCCAGGCTTTTGAGGAAATCATGA